A genomic window from Exiguobacterium acetylicum DSM 20416 includes:
- a CDS encoding exonuclease SbcCD subunit D, which produces MKWIHTADWHLGKIVHGESMLENQRAVLADFLALVDREQPDAIVIAGDLYDRAVPPTEAVELLDETLAALILDRDIPVIAISGNHDSAERLSFGTTLLQRAGLHLVGKLTPVITPVTIKGVSFYPVPFADPATVRYVHQDETIKTHDDAMRTILAGCIPDGPSVLIGHAFVIGGLETDSERQLSVGTAGQVSASQFAPFTYTALGHLHNPLAIQSETVRYSGSLLKYSFSEAHHVKGVDVLTLNDAGTFDRRFESLAPKRDLRELTGSLAELTDPAFVATQETDDYLKINLTDGEALMDPMGKLKKIYPNILHLERIGFVRESTRAVKASREQVKDASVADLFSEFYEAVREKKPTEAMQVVLKEEATCAQND; this is translated from the coding sequence ATGAAATGGATACATACTGCCGATTGGCATCTCGGCAAAATCGTTCATGGCGAGTCGATGCTCGAGAACCAGCGGGCGGTCTTAGCGGATTTTTTGGCACTCGTCGACCGCGAACAACCGGATGCGATCGTCATTGCAGGTGACTTGTACGACCGCGCTGTACCACCAACGGAAGCCGTCGAACTGCTTGACGAGACGCTCGCTGCCTTGATTCTCGACCGAGACATCCCGGTCATTGCGATCAGCGGAAATCATGACTCAGCCGAACGGTTGAGTTTCGGAACGACGTTACTCCAACGGGCCGGTCTGCATCTCGTCGGAAAACTAACGCCGGTCATTACTCCGGTCACGATCAAAGGAGTGTCGTTTTACCCGGTGCCATTTGCGGATCCTGCGACCGTTCGTTACGTGCATCAGGACGAAACGATCAAGACACATGATGATGCGATGCGGACGATCCTTGCCGGATGTATTCCGGACGGACCGAGTGTCCTCATCGGTCATGCCTTTGTGATTGGTGGCCTCGAGACGGATTCGGAGCGACAATTGTCCGTCGGAACAGCAGGACAGGTCAGCGCGAGCCAGTTTGCACCGTTCACCTATACGGCACTCGGTCATCTGCACAACCCGCTTGCGATTCAATCCGAGACGGTCCGTTATAGCGGATCTCTCTTAAAATATTCGTTTTCGGAAGCACATCATGTCAAAGGGGTCGATGTGTTGACGTTGAACGATGCGGGTACGTTTGATCGCCGGTTCGAATCGCTTGCACCGAAACGTGACTTGCGGGAACTGACTGGAAGTCTCGCTGAACTGACAGATCCGGCGTTCGTCGCGACACAAGAAACGGACGATTATCTAAAGATCAATCTAACGGACGGCGAAGCCTTGATGGATCCGATGGGCAAGCTGAAAAAAATCTATCCGAATATCCTGCACCTCGAGCGAATTGGATTCGTCCGCGAAAGTACGCGGGCGGTCAAGGCGTCGCGTGAGCAAGTTAAGGATGCATCCGTTGCGGATTTGTTCAGTGAGTTTTATGAAGCAGTCCGTGAGAAGAAACCGACGGAAGCGATGCAAGTCGTCCTGAAGGAGGAAGCGACATGCGCCCAGAACGACTGA
- a CDS encoding ThiF family adenylyltransferase — protein MNRYSRQTRFQPIGEAGQARLASAKVLLIGMGALGTASAEQLVRAGVGVVRIVDRDYVEWSNLQRQQLYTEEDARHIVPKAIAAKARLEAINSTVTIEAHVVDVDRAALTWLLDDIDLIIDATDNFDIRLLMNDMALMRSIPWIYGGCVGSYGITFTVRPGETPCLHCLLDQLPRDQETCDTTGIIGPAVQMVASLQVTEALKWLSGKTDAMRTRLLAFDVWSNTFQQINVQSLKQTECPSCGIDPSYPYLSDQTVRFTALCGRDAIQIRGDGQRDLEQLKQRLQPVAAISAHNPYLLAFTTDEHRMVAFRDGRVLIHGEADLVKAKRLYHAYFG, from the coding sequence ATGAACCGTTACTCACGACAAACTCGATTTCAACCAATCGGGGAAGCGGGACAAGCGCGCTTGGCATCAGCGAAGGTGCTGCTCATCGGCATGGGAGCGCTCGGAACGGCGTCGGCAGAGCAACTCGTCCGCGCCGGTGTCGGTGTCGTCCGAATCGTCGACCGCGACTATGTCGAGTGGAGTAATCTACAACGACAACAGCTTTATACCGAGGAAGATGCGCGTCACATCGTGCCAAAAGCGATTGCCGCAAAAGCACGGCTTGAAGCGATCAATTCGACGGTGACGATCGAAGCGCATGTAGTAGACGTCGACCGGGCAGCGCTGACGTGGCTTCTCGATGATATCGATCTGATCATCGACGCGACGGACAATTTCGATATTCGTTTGCTGATGAACGACATGGCGTTGATGCGTTCGATTCCGTGGATTTACGGTGGATGCGTCGGCAGTTATGGGATCACGTTTACCGTCCGTCCCGGGGAGACGCCGTGTCTGCATTGTCTGCTCGATCAATTACCGCGGGATCAGGAGACGTGTGATACAACGGGAATCATCGGACCAGCTGTACAGATGGTCGCTTCCTTACAGGTGACGGAAGCGTTGAAGTGGTTGAGCGGAAAGACGGACGCCATGCGGACGCGCTTGCTTGCGTTTGATGTCTGGTCGAATACGTTTCAACAAATTAACGTCCAGTCACTGAAGCAAACGGAGTGCCCGTCGTGCGGCATCGATCCGTCCTACCCTTACTTATCGGATCAAACGGTTCGTTTCACGGCACTGTGCGGTCGGGATGCCATTCAAATCCGGGGAGACGGACAGCGGGATCTGGAACAGTTGAAACAACGTCTCCAGCCGGTCGCTGCGATTTCCGCTCATAATCCATATTTGCTGGCGTTTACGACGGACGAACATCGGATGGTTGCTTTCCGAGATGGACGCGTTCTGATTCATGGCGAGGCGGATCTCGTCAAAGCGAAGCGGCTCTATCATGCCTATTTCGGCTAA